TTTCCCTCTGCAGCTGTGCTGCCAACTCCTGCAGCAACAGGTACCTGATCACCAGCGGCAACTGGTCAGCCAGACGCTTACATGCGATCTAAGCACACATTCAATTcagaaataattaatatatcTTGTAGCTGCAGTGAAAAACCAAAGAAGCAAACACAGCTGAAGGAATGCTATCCTCAAGCTAGAATAAATACTAATACCAAACCAGAGCTAGGATATATTTGCCTGAATATTTTATCCTAGCTAAAATGTTAATGTGCAGCAGTTGATAATCACAAGAAAAAGTGAATTATAGCTAACAACCACTTACATTGTAATAAGACTTGAGGTGAAACGTGAGTTCATCAAGAGTGGCTCTGTTGTCCAAATGACTGAATGAACTACGTGAGTAACTAGAAACTGGGTTATTTAAGATAATGTCATCATCTGAGTaagtcttctctctctctccttcttcttcttgcttCAGCATTCTCAGGGTGTTGCTGTACATGCTGTCTTGAGTGTAGACAATCAGCTCCATCTTAAACTGAGTCCTAAGCATTGAGTCGGCCTCCGACTCCTTTGCCTGCTTTATGGACTCGATCTTAGCCTGGAGGAACAACAAAGCACTATGCTTGAATATGATGTTTTTTCAGAGCTTCATGTTTATCATATACAGTCATCTGGTGCTCTTGGTGCTGCGAACTTAAATATGAGGACTTGCCTTTGTCATTTTGAGGAGATTAGGGAACCCCGTGAAGCTCTGTTGAGCCAGTTGAATAAAGTTTTTCCTAATAAGATCTACAGACATATAGGGAAAtctctgtaaatatatatttctgtaataaacaTTGATATGCCCACCAAAGGAAACCAGAATGTGTTTAAGATCTGTGGAAATATGAGTCTTTTCTACTCATGTGTGGGAGCATTTAAGTTCATATCATTATACCTGAGATTTCTTTCAGTCTCCTGATGGCAGGTTCCTCCAGCTGTTTGATCTGGTCCTTCACCATCACCTCAAACATCTTGTAATTGATGAATCCTGGGAGTTCTCTGCCTCTGTATTTTTCTTCATATTCATTCACTTCCGTTTCAATCCTACTGTTAACTAGCAAATTACACAAAGAATTGTCCCCAAACTTGTACAACCTTTTCAAAACAGTTTACAAAAGTATCCATTTCACGTTATACATGCTTCACTCAAAAAAACTGGGGAACAGAATTGCAGTTGTGTGAAAACAGGGGCCAAGCACTGTGTTGCTAACACTTTCAATATAGTATCATCACACCGTTACTCACACGCCTCGCCTGATTTGTCCAGATGAGCCTTCCAGTGAGCAAACTGCATCCGCAGGCTCGAGAAGATGTTGAGATGTTGGACGTTCTTCAGTTCTTCTCCGGTCGTGAGGTTAATAGCATCCTGAGTGAACGCTGTGACTTTCTAATACGCAGCATAAAAACAGGTATACgtgaaatttttaatttaaatgtaaatacgCGATAGAAAATTAGTTGAGTCTTAAAGAAATACAATACTAAATAGTTAGTTTTCTTGAGCAACAATTTGTTGATATAATTaagctttttgtgtttttttgacTAGCTTGCTAATTTAGCTGCTGCACTAGCGGGTCTTTGTAAGTTGATTTGTGAAGATTATTTCATTGTACGTAAACCTCACTGTTGACTGTGTCACTCACATCAATCAGAAAGAATATCCTCTCTTCTGGTTCTATAGGAGGCCCTGAGCCACAATGATCCATTTCAGCTTGGGTTTCAGCCACCTTGATCTCAATCTGCTCCTCCAGTCGTGGGAGAGATAGCTAAACACAAACCTACATGTTTTACTTCTTCCTGGGTGGATTTTTAATGCATAACCTGAGGGATAGTGAAACAAAGCTATCATTACCTCAATGTGATGGACGAGTTCAAGCGTGAGTTTTTCAGCCAGGTTGGGAATGGTGGCCTTGCCTTCTTCATACAGCTCACTGTGAAGAAAATTCTCATGTCATCCATTTTATATATTCTTCATTGATATAATGAATGTCATTGTTAATCAAATATGAATAATTAACAATATTAATgccaaataaatattattaatcaaaaatcagataaatactataataaataaatatacgaTAAGATTTATTAAGAGCACCATTAAGCTACGTATTCGTAAACAATTCCAAATAATGCTAGttcaaataattcaaatttaaaaaattctaaagTAAAACACTACACCTGAAATGTGGGTGCTCTTTAAAGAAGTCCTTCTCCTTCTCAGTGGCTTCAAGCAGAGAGACGCGATCCATGATCTCTTTCTGCCCTCGACACCTGACAATCATGTAGCCTTTAGTAAGGTAAATGATTTCGTTATTGATGATGGACACCACCGTATCCTCTGTGCCTTTATCCACCAGGTCAGGCTTTGTTAGGATGCCTGttagaatcacacacacaaagtcaataCGACAAATGTGGTAAAGTGAGAGAAGAAGTAAAAACAATATACAGTGTTGATGTAAAGGCTGCACATACCAAGGGTTCTTTCGCCATTTGGATCAACTTCCTGTGCCATCTTCAGCGCTTCAGTAGTGGCAATGTCCACGTTACACGGCACCACCACCAGGTTGATGGTTTCTTGTTTCACGATGAACTTTTGGATCAGCCTCTTAATCTATTCATCAGTTCATTAGTGtgtattagcattagcattgctAGGTGCCATGACTGGTTGTGGTATTGTTAGTAGGTTTGATTCAAACTTTTATGCTTAAgatgtttttatatttgaactttttttttgaatattttcttttaaaaaataagctTAAGTGAAATACATCAAATCACACTAATATAGTGTTGTATGCTTATCAACACAATGAACATATCACCAAGTAATATATATGGGAATATGTGCTGTACCTGTTCTCCAATGTTCTCCGGTTGGCCTTTAACTGCTACACGGGCAATACCAGGAAGATCAATGAGTGTAAGGTCAGGAACATTAGCTGACGTCACTTCCAGGCTGATGAGATCATCACTAATGCCCACACCGACCCCAGCCATATGGTCCTGTGCTAAAAAGGCATGCAGATAAACCAAAAATAATTAAccatatattaaatacattgcCACTAAGCAAAAGTATCTATATAACCCTCAAACTGCTAATACCAGCTTACACCAATCAAACCTGTAAATAGGTTAGAAAATACAATAGGGAATATTCCCTATTGTTATCGAGCTTGTGAGCTAGTGTAGCCCTACCTTCCCTAATCCTTTTCTCCACATCTGCTGGATCTTCGATATCTTCCTCATAATCCCGATCATTATCTTTCTTGTACTTGATTTTTCCATGCCAGAAGTCTTTCTCTTGGctcctcttcatcttcagctCGAGTGGACATCTTGTCACAATACCTGTATGTATGGATCATATCAAAATATTTGTCAAAACTCAGGTGGGCAGTTCCTGGTGGATAATTTGTAGCTAGGCAACTGTTAAATTAGCTTGTTAATGTAGCTATAAATATGAAGACTGGTGATATAATGGTGGAATCATAGTGTGTTTTAGAAATCCCAAACAACTCTCTCATCTCATGCAGGTGAATATAATAGGCTTTCTCTGAGATACATGAAGCCAAAACATCATTACAAACTCTTAGTCATGCTACATCACAAGATGGATGGTTGTGCCTCCATTTGGATTCCCAGGAAGTAAGTGTTCACTGTGGGTGGCGTCAggattctgtttatatttacatttacatttacatttacagcatttggcagacgcccttattcagagcgatgtacgagtgcttaaatctctaacattgacttcattaatgctggttcactaggtcacatatacttaag
This genomic window from Tachysurus fulvidraco isolate hzauxx_2018 chromosome 18, HZAU_PFXX_2.0, whole genome shotgun sequence contains:
- the LOC113648971 gene encoding interferon-induced GTP-binding protein Mx1-like; translated protein: MSASLSEQYEEKVRPCIDLIDSLRALGVEKNLALPAIAVIGDQSSGKSSVLEALSGVALPRGSGIVTRCPLELKMKRSQEKDFWHGKIKYKKDNDRDYEEDIEDPADVEKRIREAQDHMAGVGVGISDDLISLEVTSANVPDLTLIDLPGIARVAVKGQPENIGEQIKRLIQKFIVKQETINLVVVPCNVDIATTEALKMAQEVDPNGERTLGILTKPDLVDKGTEDTVVSIINNEIIYLTKGYMIVRCRGQKEIMDRVSLLEATEKEKDFFKEHPHFSELYEEGKATIPNLAEKLTLELVHHIELSLPRLEEQIEIKVAETQAEMDHCGSGPPIEPEERIFFLIDKVTAFTQDAINLTTGEELKNVQHLNIFSSLRMQFAHWKAHLDKSGEAFNSRIETEVNEYEEKYRGRELPGFINYKMFEVMVKDQIKQLEEPAIRRLKEISDLIRKNFIQLAQQSFTGFPNLLKMTKAKIESIKQAKESEADSMLRTQFKMELIVYTQDSMYSNTLRMLKQEEEGEREKTYSDDDIILNNPVSSYSRSSFSHLDNRATLDELTFHLKSYYNIACKRLADQLPLVIRYLLLQELAAQLQREMLQLLQEKSNTDQLLKEDHDIGRKRNNLQGRLKRLMEARDYLVKF